Below is a genomic region from Synechococcales cyanobacterium T60_A2020_003.
TAAAACCGTTGAAATGCTTACTGATAGCTGTTCGCGCAGTTTTCGGACTGAGGGAATGCGATCGCCCGGTTTTAGCGTGCCTTCCGTAATCAGGGTTTGGATATGGTCGGCAACCTGTTCGTACAAGCTTTTATCTGGGGCGGATTGTAGCGGGGTCACATTCATGGGCGATCGCTCCCTGTAGATGTCAGTAACGCATAATCGGGAATAGCAACTCCTGATCCGGCACAGTTGGCACTGGTTGCAACCATAACAGTTGGATAAAACTGCATAGTGTCCGTCACAATTTAGCTTGATTTGATTAAAGGCGATTGCTCACCTGCAAAATCTTCAGGTTCCAGACTGCAACACAAGTTAGCCTTACGACTCATCTAAATTGTCCCTAAAACCGCCAAGATGCTTGTATAGCAAGCAATATAGCAACATCGTTCTCTGAGAACCAGGTGTTCCCGTATAAAGGTGTTAAAGCTTTTCTTACGACTCGGAGGGGATCACGAGAGCCTCGCTAGGATAACAGTGGTCAGTCCCGTATCTAGGTGAGTCAAGACTGCATCGTTCGGAGTTCGGAGCGGTTAACGCCTGTGTCCCGTTCCTGAACGTAGCAACCGCAGCCACCTGAAGTCCTCTTTCTGGTTTCCCATCATGTCGCTAAAACCTACAACCGATCCCACCTATGACCTATTGCGGTCTGAGCAACATCCCCTCAGTGCCATCTTCAATCCCAAAACCGTAGCCGTGATTGGCGCAACGGATCGCCCGGGCAGCGTGGGTCGAACCGTCCTTTGGAATTTGATTCAGTCTCCGTTTGGAGGCACGGTGCTTCCAGTCAACCCCAAACGCCACAACGTCCTGGGAATCAAAGCCTATGCTTCCATCCAAGCCATTCAGGAACCCGTTGATCTGGCAATTATCGCCACCCCAGCGCCCACGGTTCCAGGATTAATTCGCGACTGTATTGCGGCAGGCGTATCAGGGGCGATCGTAATGTCGGCAGGCTTTAAAGAAACCGGAGCCGAGGGAGTCGCCCTCGAAGCCGAAATTTCTGAGATTCTCAAAACCTCGAAGCTGCGGCTGATCGGGCCCAACTGTCTGGGTGTGATGAATCCCCACTCTGGCTTGAATGCCACCTTTGCGAGTGCGATCGCCCGTCCCGGCAATGTCGGCTTCATCAGCCAAAGCGGTGCCCTGTGTACAGCCGTGCTGGACTGGAGCTTCCCGGAAAACGTTGGTTTTAGTGCCTTTGTATCCATCGGCTCCATGCTGGATGTGGATTGGGGTGACTTAATCTACTACCTCGGTGATGATCCCCATACTCAGAGCATCGTGATCTATATGGAATCGATCGGCAACGCGCGATCGTTCCTGTCTGCCGCCCGTGAGGTGGCACTGACCAAACCGATTATCGTCTTGAAAACCGGACGTACTGAAGCTGCCGCCAAGGCCGCTGCCTCCCATACCGGAGCCTTAGCTGGAAGTGACGATGTGCTGGATGCGGCCTTCCGTCGTTGCGGGGTGCTGCGGGTAGATCGGATTTCCGAGCTATTTGACCTTGCGGAAGTCCTCGCAAAACAGAGGCATCGTCCCCAAGGGCCAAACCTAACGATCATCACGAACGCAGGTGGGCCAGGCGTCTTGACCACCGATGCCCTGATTCGCACTCAGGGACAGTTGGCGACGTTGTCCGATGAAACTCTGGCGGAACTGAACAAAATCTTGCCATCCCACTGGAGCCACGGCAACCCTATCGATATTCTTGGGGATGCCGATCCAGAGCGCTATGCCCAAGCGTTAGAAATCGCGATCAAAGACCCGAACAGTGACGGTTTGCTAGTCATGCTGACGCCGCAAGCCATGACCGATCCCACCGCAACGGCAGCTAAGCTCAAGCCCTACGTGCAGGA
It encodes:
- a CDS encoding acetate--CoA ligase family protein, yielding MSLKPTTDPTYDLLRSEQHPLSAIFNPKTVAVIGATDRPGSVGRTVLWNLIQSPFGGTVLPVNPKRHNVLGIKAYASIQAIQEPVDLAIIATPAPTVPGLIRDCIAAGVSGAIVMSAGFKETGAEGVALEAEISEILKTSKLRLIGPNCLGVMNPHSGLNATFASAIARPGNVGFISQSGALCTAVLDWSFPENVGFSAFVSIGSMLDVDWGDLIYYLGDDPHTQSIVIYMESIGNARSFLSAAREVALTKPIIVLKTGRTEAAAKAAASHTGALAGSDDVLDAAFRRCGVLRVDRISELFDLAEVLAKQRHRPQGPNLTIITNAGGPGVLTTDALIRTQGQLATLSDETLAELNKILPSHWSHGNPIDILGDADPERYAQALEIAIKDPNSDGLLVMLTPQAMTDPTATAAKLKPYVQESKKPIMASWMGGDEVTAGEHLLNNANVPTYRFPDEAARLFNLTWKYSYNLKGIYETPVIATDGSSFDRDRVTAIIQQATAEGRTLLTEVESKQILEAYHIPVVKTAIAHSEEEAVTHAEAIGYPVVIKLLSTTITHKTDVGGVQLNLRNADSVRWAYRNMKTSICDRHGESVFLGVTVQPMISLQD